A stretch of Mytilus edulis chromosome 11, xbMytEdul2.2, whole genome shotgun sequence DNA encodes these proteins:
- the LOC139493981 gene encoding uncharacterized protein, whose protein sequence is MTESWYKAEGCFIPKEEKSRKVLARRTTRYLLGNEYLDIAVQKGGMPEVSGCIEHTSVITQILREAKEKKRDLAVFWLDLVNAYGSIPHKLVDLTLERYHVPPTIRTMLREYFDKIEMRFTAGDFTTAWQRLEVGILTGCTVSVVLFVAAMNLIVKSVVGQNEVQTKILWPLLVYEFPLSKVEALERKISGCIRRWLGVPRSVSSIGLYSTGTKLQLPMKALTEEYKVTKTRQVMTLRDSKDAKVRGTKVKIRTGRKWKAEEAVKEAETRLKHSVIVGVTAVGRQGFGMTTKPRWDTANEKGRRELVQQEIRQMEEESRNVKAVGMKQQGSWLNWQGARSRALTWSEILSMEGYRLSFLLRSVYDVLPSPVRLIEDPTCTLCKDKPAYLQHVLKACPVALKDGRYTWRHDSVLKAIAAKLDTTRRKKRKMQKNITFVNFVRAGEKKDNQAEGLGILGTASDWQMTADIHQRMSFPAEIAATSLRPDIVIWSQGTRQAVLLELTVPWEDRIEEAYERKMAKYQQLVDDCKQRGWRTWCMAIEVGCRGFAGQSMWRALRTLGVVGAERKKLITEVCREAEVASHWIWRKRDELWKSAK, encoded by the exons ATGACAGAGTCATGGTACAAGGCAGAAGGATGTTTTATACCAAAAGAAGAgaaatccaggaaagttttaGCAAGGAGAACGACGAGGTACCTGCTTGGCAACGAATATTTAGACATCGCAGTCCAGAAAGGAGGCATGCCTGAAGTATCTGGTTGCATCGAACACACCAGCGTTATTACACAGATTTTAAGAGAAGCAAAGGAGAAGAAACGCGACTTAGCAGTGTTTTGGCTAGATCTGGTTAATGCTTATGGGTCCATACCTCACAAACTAGTAGACCTGACATTGGAGAGGTATCATGTTCCACCAACTATCAGAACTATGCTGCGAGAGTATTTTGACAAGATTGAAATGAGGTTCACAGCTGGAGACTTCACCACAGCTTGGCAGAGACTTGAAGTTGGAATACTAACGGGGTGTACAGTATCAGTAGTCCTGTTTGTAGCAGCAATGAACTTAATTGTAAAATCAGTAGTGGGCCAGAATGAAGTTCAAACCAA GATATTGTGGCCATTACTAGTTTACGAGTTCCCATTGTCCAAAGTGGAGGCCTTAGAGAGAAAGATCAGTGGATGCATAAGAAGATGGTTGGGTGTGCCAAGAAGTGTCAGCAGCATTGGATTGTACAGCACAGGAACAAAGCTACAATTACCAATGAAGGCATTGACAGAAGAGTATAAAGTTACAAAGACAAGACAGGTTATGACGTTGAGAGACAGCAAAGATGCTAAAGTGAGAGGAACCAAAGTAAAGATCAGGACAGGAAGAAAATGGAAAGCAGAGGAAGCAGTTAAGGAAGCTGAGACCAGACTAAAGCACAGTGTCATCGTTGGTGTAACAGCAGTTGGTAGACAGGGATTTGGTATGACAACAAAACCAAGGTGGGATACAGCAAATGAGAAGGGACGGAGGGAACTCGTGCAACAGGAAATACGACAGATGGAAGAAGAGAGTAGGAATGTTAAGGCAGTAGGAATGAAACAGCAGGGTAGTTGGTTGAATTGGCAAGGAGCTAGAAGCAGGGCTTTGACCTGGAGCGAGATTTTGAGTATGGAGGGATACAGATTGAGTTTTCTCCTAAGATCAGTGTATGATGTTTTACCAAGCCCCGTTAGGTTGATAGAAGACCCAACATGCACCTTATGCAAAGACAAACCAGCATATCTACAGCATGTGTTGAAAGCATGTCCAGTCGCACTGAAAGATGGAAGATATACATGGAGGCATGACAGTGTATTGAAAGCAATAGCAGCAAAGTTGGATACCACCAGGAGAAAGAAGAGAAAGATGCAGAAGAACATCACATTTGTAAATTTTGTGAGGGCTGGAGAAAAGAAAGACAACCAGGCAGAAGGTTTAGGGATACTTGGAACAGCATCAGACTGGCAGATGACAGCAGACATACATCAACGCATGAGTTTCCCAGCAGAAATAGCAGCAACATCGCTAAGACCAGATATAGTCATTTGGTCACAGGGAACTAGGCAGGCGGTCTTGCTGGAACTAACAGTCCCATGGGAAGACAGAATAGAGGAAGCTTATGAAAGAAAGATGGCAAAATACCAGCAGCTAGTAGATGATTGCAAACAGCGGGGATGGAGGACGTGGTGTATGGCAATAGAAGTCGGATGCAGGGGCTTTGCAGGACAGTCAATGTGGCGGGCACTTAGGACCTTGGGAGTGGTAGGAGCAGAGAGGAAGAAACTGATTACAGAAGTGTGTAGAGAAGCAGAAGTGGCATCACACTGGATTTGGAGGAAAAGAGACGAATTGTGGAAAAGTGCAAAGTGA